In Chrysiogenia bacterium, a single genomic region encodes these proteins:
- the dtd gene encoding D-tyrosyl-tRNA(Tyr) deacylase, translating into MRAVVQRVSRAGVSVGGEPVSQIGKGLLVLLGVADEDADSDAQWMAAKLAGLRIFADDEEKMNRSVTDIGGEVLVVSQFTLLGDAKKGTRPSFAHAARPEEGERLYELTMKLLAEAGLPTRGGRFGAMMDVELVNDGPVTILLDSKKKF; encoded by the coding sequence ATGCGCGCCGTTGTTCAAAGAGTCAGTCGCGCCGGCGTGAGCGTCGGCGGCGAGCCGGTATCACAGATCGGCAAGGGGCTTCTCGTCCTGCTGGGCGTTGCCGACGAGGACGCCGATTCCGACGCGCAGTGGATGGCCGCCAAGCTCGCGGGGCTACGCATCTTCGCCGACGACGAAGAGAAGATGAACCGCTCGGTCACCGACATCGGCGGCGAGGTGCTGGTCGTCTCCCAGTTCACCCTGCTCGGCGATGCCAAGAAGGGCACCCGCCCCTCCTTCGCCCACGCAGCCCGGCCCGAAGAGGGCGAGCGGCTCTATGAGCTGACCATGAAGCTGCTCGCCGAGGCAGGCCTCCCCACCCGGGGCGGTCGTTTCGGGGCCATGATGGACGTGGAACTCGTCAACGACGGACCGGTCACGATCCTGCTGGATTCGAAGAAGAAGTTCTGA